A portion of the Avibacterium sp. 20-132 genome contains these proteins:
- the rluC gene encoding 23S rRNA pseudouridine(955/2504/2580) synthase RluC, with amino-acid sequence MFNKTDEKIVNPRVTMLQISEDEAGQRIDNYLLAKLKGVPKSLIYRILRKGEVRVNKGRIKPEYKLQSGDIVRVPPVRVSEKAQAPVSKKLNKVAQLEQQIIFEDEALLVLNKPSGIAVHGGSGLDFGVIEALRALRPEARFLELVHRLDRDTSGILLVAKKRSALRHLHEQLRNKTVRKDYLALVRGQWQSHCKAIKAPLLKNELAGGERIVRVSEQGKPSETLFSIEERYDNATLVKASPVTGRTHQIRVHTQYAGHPIALDSKYGDKQFDSQMAELGLERLFLHAYSIRLEHPKTQETLTITAPLENTLKAILKRLRQQKFS; translated from the coding sequence ATGTTTAACAAAACTGATGAAAAAATTGTAAATCCTCGCGTAACAATGTTGCAGATTAGTGAAGATGAAGCAGGGCAACGCATTGATAACTATCTGTTAGCTAAGCTCAAAGGCGTGCCAAAAAGTTTAATCTATCGCATTTTACGCAAGGGTGAAGTGCGGGTGAATAAAGGGCGAATTAAGCCTGAATACAAATTGCAAAGTGGTGATATTGTGCGCGTACCGCCAGTTCGTGTGAGTGAAAAAGCCCAAGCCCCCGTATCAAAAAAACTGAATAAAGTCGCCCAATTAGAGCAACAAATTATTTTTGAAGATGAGGCTTTATTGGTACTGAATAAACCTTCTGGCATTGCAGTACACGGTGGCAGTGGATTAGATTTTGGCGTGATTGAAGCCTTGAGAGCATTACGCCCTGAAGCCCGTTTTTTAGAATTAGTACACCGTTTGGATCGTGATACCTCGGGCATTTTATTAGTGGCGAAAAAGCGTTCTGCGCTACGTCATTTGCACGAGCAACTGCGTAATAAAACCGTGCGTAAAGACTATCTTGCTTTAGTGCGTGGGCAGTGGCAATCTCATTGCAAAGCCATTAAAGCCCCGTTACTGAAAAATGAATTGGCAGGTGGAGAACGAATTGTGCGCGTCAGCGAACAAGGAAAGCCCTCAGAAACCTTATTTAGTATTGAAGAACGCTATGACAACGCCACGTTAGTGAAAGCCTCTCCTGTGACAGGGCGAACGCATCAAATTCGTGTGCATACGCAATATGCAGGTCATCCTATTGCCTTGGATAGCAAATATGGGGATAAACAGTTTGACAGTCAAATGGCGGAATTAGGATTAGAGCGGTTATTTTTACACGCCTACTCGATCCGCCTAGAACACCCAAAAACTCAAGAGACATTAACGATCACCGCACCACTTGAGAATACGCTCAAAGCGATCTTAAAACGCTTACGCCAACAAAAATTTAGCTAA
- the rne gene encoding ribonuclease E, translating into MKRMLINATQKEELRVALVDGQRLFDLDIENPGHEQKKANIYKGRITRVEPSLEAAFVDYGAERHGFLPLKEIAREYFPADYVYQGRPNIRDILHEGQEVIVQVNKEERGNKGAALTTFVSLAGSYLVIMPNNPRAGGISRRIEGEERLELKEALSSLDVPEGVGLIVRTAGVGKSPEELQWDLKVLLHHWEAIKQASESRPAPFLIHQESDVIVRAIRDYLRRDIGEILIDNQKIYEKAKAHIKLVRPDFINRVKLYQGEVPLFSHYQIESQIESAFQREVRLPSGGSIVIDVTEALTAIDINSARSTRGGDIEETALNTNLEAADEIARQLRLRDLGGLIVIDFIDMTPIRHQREVENRIRDAVRQDRARIQISRISRFGLLEMSRQRLSPSLGESSHHICPRCQGTGKIRDNESLSLSILRLLEEEAIKENTKQVHTIVPVQIASYLLNEKRKAISSIEKRHNVDIVVAPNEAMETPHFSVFRVREGEDVNELSYNLAKLHQDKEDSFIAEESLVTRNIETAAVTTESVLENAAVSLAIETPAPMPVAKKENKPSLISRILAKIKALFVEEKETKKTPNRSNKNNRRRNQERRNTRRNRNESGRNVEDKRQDKALDQEARSSRKAKKAQIDDNYQTNLAETKVIEEVVEQVQPRRQRRDLRKKVRVADVQAPIAPITEMTDTVETHPVAVEAAPKDMVEVSPVENVVAPVVDIEVNTDNDEKQRDNRRRLPRHLRVNNPRRRRQSQGEEKSPMPLFSAVASPELASGKVWIDSSAFINNKGNAFLSVDELLEQQNNKAESESESEAEVITPATKLIVQSSADEPKPLAGFVTQPANESVEKKVQASLQRLNSASAEPTANAVENLPQSEKIEEKTDRTYEFTGRLGTVSAVQHTQAQMTLAKAIESENTAYPIVEWKESRYYFYGRGSAGHHSAISHVYSEPTKAVAEE; encoded by the coding sequence ATGAAAAGAATGTTAATTAACGCAACCCAAAAAGAGGAGTTGCGTGTTGCCCTCGTTGATGGACAACGCCTATTTGACTTGGATATCGAAAATCCGGGTCACGAACAAAAAAAGGCCAATATCTATAAAGGCCGTATCACTCGCGTTGAACCTAGCTTAGAAGCTGCCTTTGTGGATTACGGTGCAGAACGCCACGGTTTCCTACCTTTAAAAGAAATTGCCCGTGAATACTTCCCTGCTGATTATGTGTATCAAGGTCGTCCAAATATTCGTGATATTTTGCACGAGGGACAAGAAGTCATCGTTCAAGTCAACAAAGAAGAACGTGGTAATAAAGGCGCAGCACTGACCACCTTCGTTTCCTTAGCGGGTAGCTATTTGGTGATTATGCCAAATAACCCAAGAGCGGGAGGGATTTCTCGCCGCATTGAAGGGGAAGAACGTTTAGAATTAAAAGAAGCCTTAAGCTCTCTTGATGTGCCTGAAGGCGTAGGGTTAATCGTACGCACGGCCGGTGTGGGCAAATCCCCTGAGGAATTACAGTGGGATTTAAAAGTGCTTTTACATCACTGGGAAGCCATTAAGCAAGCCTCTGAAAGCCGTCCTGCTCCTTTCTTAATTCACCAAGAAAGTGATGTGATTGTACGCGCGATTCGTGATTATTTACGCCGTGATATTGGCGAAATTTTGATTGATAACCAAAAAATTTACGAAAAAGCAAAAGCCCATATTAAGTTAGTCCGTCCTGATTTTATCAATCGTGTCAAACTCTATCAGGGGGAAGTGCCACTATTCAGCCACTATCAAATTGAATCGCAAATTGAATCTGCATTTCAACGAGAAGTGCGCTTACCATCGGGCGGCTCTATTGTCATTGATGTGACAGAAGCACTCACGGCGATTGATATTAACTCGGCCCGTTCAACCCGTGGTGGTGATATTGAAGAAACCGCACTCAACACCAATCTTGAAGCCGCTGATGAAATTGCACGCCAATTACGCTTGCGCGATTTAGGTGGGCTAATTGTGATTGACTTCATTGATATGACCCCAATTCGTCATCAACGTGAAGTGGAAAATCGCATACGTGATGCGGTACGCCAAGATCGTGCGCGAATCCAAATTAGCCGTATTTCTCGTTTCGGTCTATTGGAAATGAGCCGTCAGCGCTTAAGCCCATCTTTAGGGGAATCTTCTCACCACATTTGTCCACGTTGTCAAGGCACGGGGAAAATTCGTGATAATGAATCACTTTCGTTATCCATTTTGCGTTTATTGGAAGAAGAGGCAATCAAAGAAAATACCAAACAGGTACATACCATTGTGCCTGTTCAGATTGCATCTTACCTATTAAATGAAAAACGTAAAGCCATTAGTAGCATTGAAAAACGTCATAATGTAGATATTGTGGTTGCCCCAAATGAAGCAATGGAAACCCCACATTTCAGCGTGTTCCGAGTACGCGAAGGGGAGGATGTGAATGAGCTAAGTTATAATTTAGCCAAATTGCATCAAGACAAAGAGGATAGCTTTATTGCAGAAGAATCTTTAGTTACGCGTAATATTGAAACGGCAGCAGTAACCACAGAAAGTGTGTTGGAAAATGCTGCAGTCTCTCTCGCGATAGAAACGCCGGCACCAATGCCTGTGGCAAAGAAAGAAAATAAACCTTCACTTATTTCTCGCATTTTAGCAAAAATTAAAGCGCTCTTTGTGGAAGAAAAAGAAACAAAGAAAACGCCAAATCGTTCCAATAAAAATAACCGCCGCCGCAATCAAGAGCGTCGTAACACGCGTCGTAATCGTAATGAAAGCGGGCGTAATGTGGAAGATAAGCGTCAAGATAAAGCGCTAGATCAAGAGGCCCGTTCCTCTCGTAAGGCAAAAAAAGCACAGATTGATGACAACTACCAAACTAACCTTGCAGAAACGAAGGTAATTGAGGAAGTGGTTGAACAGGTTCAGCCACGTCGTCAGCGCCGTGATTTACGCAAAAAAGTGCGAGTTGCCGACGTTCAAGCACCTATTGCACCAATAACAGAAATGACAGATACGGTGGAAACACATCCAGTGGCAGTGGAAGCTGCTCCCAAAGATATGGTTGAAGTAAGCCCCGTAGAAAATGTGGTCGCCCCTGTTGTTGATATTGAGGTGAATACAGATAACGATGAAAAACAGCGTGATAATCGCCGCCGTTTACCACGCCATTTACGCGTGAATAACCCTCGTCGTCGCCGTCAATCGCAAGGTGAAGAAAAATCACCAATGCCATTATTTTCCGCCGTGGCATCGCCTGAATTAGCGAGTGGTAAAGTGTGGATTGATAGTAGTGCCTTCATCAATAATAAAGGCAACGCATTTTTGTCTGTCGATGAATTGCTTGAACAACAAAATAATAAAGCAGAATCAGAATCAGAATCAGAAGCAGAAGTGATCACGCCTGCAACGAAATTAATCGTGCAAAGCAGTGCTGACGAGCCTAAACCCTTAGCAGGATTTGTTACTCAGCCGGCAAATGAATCCGTGGAGAAAAAAGTACAAGCTTCTTTACAACGTTTGAATTCAGCGAGTGCGGAGCCAACGGCAAATGCAGTAGAAAATTTACCTCAATCAGAAAAAATTGAGGAAAAAACTGACCGCACTTATGAATTTACTGGGCGTTTAGGTACGGTATCTGCCGTTCAACATACCCAAGCACAAATGACATTAGCGAAAGCGATTGAAAGTGAAAATACGGCTTACCCAATCGTTGAATGGAAAGAGTCGCGCTATTATTTTTATGGGCGTGGTTCGGCAGGTCATCATAGTGCGATTAGCCACGTTTATTCCGAGCCAACTAAAGCAGTAGCGGAAGAATAA
- the clpP gene encoding ATP-dependent Clp endopeptidase proteolytic subunit ClpP, translating to MALIPMVVEQTARGERSYDIYSRLLKERIIFLSGQVEDNMANLIVAQLLFLESENPDKDISLYINSPGGVVTAGMAIYDTMQFIKPDVRTLCIGQACSMGAFLLAGGAPGKRAALPNARVMIHQPLGGYRGQASDIHIHAQEILKIKRTLNERLAFHTGQPFEKVEQDTDRDNFMSAEQAKLYGLIDEVLVKRETE from the coding sequence ATGGCTTTAATTCCTATGGTGGTTGAACAAACCGCACGTGGCGAACGTTCTTACGATATTTACTCACGTTTATTAAAAGAGCGTATTATTTTTCTAAGCGGTCAAGTTGAAGACAATATGGCCAATTTAATCGTGGCCCAACTGCTGTTTTTAGAATCAGAAAACCCAGATAAAGATATTAGTCTTTATATCAACTCACCCGGCGGCGTGGTGACGGCAGGAATGGCAATTTATGACACTATGCAATTTATTAAACCAGATGTGCGTACCCTATGTATTGGACAAGCTTGCTCAATGGGTGCATTTTTATTAGCTGGGGGCGCACCGGGTAAACGTGCCGCATTGCCAAATGCCCGTGTGATGATTCACCAACCTTTAGGCGGGTATCGTGGACAAGCTTCTGACATTCACATCCACGCACAAGAAATCTTAAAAATTAAGCGTACGTTGAATGAAAGATTAGCATTCCACACAGGACAGCCTTTTGAGAAAGTAGAACAAGATACGGATCGTGATAATTTTATGTCAGCAGAACAGGCAAAATTATACGGTTTAATTGATGAAGTACTAGTAAAAAGAGAAACGGAATAA
- the clpX gene encoding ATP-dependent protease ATP-binding subunit ClpX produces the protein MTTEKQPHCSMCGKERSEVQKLIAGEDGAICNECIELCHNLLVDAEKQEQAEANKTTELPTPHQIRAHLDDYVIGQDYAKKVLAVAVYNHYKRQQVGYKSDEVELGKSNILLIGPTGSGKTLLAETLARTLNVPFAMADATTLTEAGYVGEDVENVLQKLLQNCDYDIEKAEKGIIYIDEIDKITRKSENASITRDVSGEGVQQALLKLIEGTVASIPPQGGRKHPQQEMLRLDTSKILFICGGAFAGLEKIVEKRVHVGSSIGFGAEVKGQDNKATLTELFTQVEPDDLMKFGLIPEFIGRLPVIAPLAELDEDALIQILTEPKNALTKQYQALFGFEEVTLEFTHEALVAMAKKAIERKTGARGLRAIVEGLLLDTMYDLPSIENLEKVVIDENTVVANEPPKMIYKS, from the coding sequence ATGACAACAGAAAAACAGCCACATTGCTCAATGTGTGGCAAAGAACGCAGTGAAGTACAAAAATTGATCGCAGGAGAAGACGGCGCAATTTGTAATGAATGTATTGAGCTTTGTCATAATTTGCTTGTTGATGCAGAAAAGCAAGAGCAAGCAGAGGCGAATAAAACCACAGAATTACCAACTCCACACCAAATTCGCGCGCACTTGGACGATTATGTGATCGGGCAAGATTATGCGAAAAAAGTGCTTGCGGTAGCGGTATATAATCATTATAAACGCCAACAAGTCGGGTATAAATCTGATGAAGTTGAATTAGGTAAAAGTAACATTTTGTTGATTGGACCAACAGGAAGCGGAAAAACGTTGCTCGCGGAAACCTTAGCAAGAACCTTGAATGTGCCTTTTGCAATGGCTGATGCCACCACCTTAACTGAGGCTGGATATGTGGGAGAAGATGTCGAAAACGTGTTGCAAAAATTATTGCAAAACTGTGATTATGACATCGAAAAAGCAGAAAAAGGCATCATTTACATTGATGAGATTGATAAAATCACCCGTAAATCAGAAAATGCCTCAATCACCCGCGACGTATCTGGCGAAGGCGTGCAACAAGCCTTGCTTAAATTAATTGAAGGTACCGTTGCGTCTATTCCACCACAAGGCGGACGTAAACATCCACAGCAAGAAATGCTACGCCTTGATACCTCTAAAATCTTGTTCATTTGTGGAGGGGCATTTGCAGGCTTAGAGAAAATCGTAGAAAAACGTGTTCACGTTGGAAGTAGTATTGGTTTTGGGGCAGAAGTGAAAGGGCAGGATAACAAAGCCACCCTAACGGAATTATTCACCCAAGTTGAGCCAGATGATTTAATGAAATTTGGCTTAATTCCAGAATTTATCGGACGTTTGCCTGTCATTGCACCGCTGGCAGAATTGGATGAAGACGCCTTGATCCAAATTCTCACCGAGCCGAAAAACGCACTCACTAAGCAATATCAAGCCTTATTTGGTTTTGAAGAAGTAACCCTTGAATTCACTCACGAAGCCTTAGTCGCAATGGCGAAGAAAGCCATTGAACGTAAAACAGGCGCGCGTGGTTTACGCGCTATTGTGGAAGGGTTGTTGCTTGACACAATGTATGACTTGCCATCAATCGAAAACCTTGAAAAAGTAGTTATTGATGAAAATACAGTCGTGGCTAACGAACCCCCGAAAATGATTTATAAATCTTAA
- the aspA gene encoding aspartate ammonia-lyase, with amino-acid sequence MQNTRIEIDLLGEREVPNEAYWGIHTLRAMENFNISDKTISDVPEFIRGMVMVKKATALANGELGAIPKKIANAIVKACDEVLENGRCMDQFPTDVYQGGAGTSVNMNTNEVIANLALELLGHKKGEYDIINPMDHVNASQSTNDAYPTGFRIAVYNSIMHLLKNIRYLQKGFDAKAKAFSHVLKMGRTQLQDAVPMTVGQEFKAFSVLLEEEVRNLKRTAKLLLEVNLGATAIGTGLNTPEGYAELAVKYLAEVSQLPCVPSENLIEATSDCGAYVMVHSALKRTAVKLSKVCNDLRLLSSGPRAGLNEINLPELQAGSSIMPAKVNPVVPEVVNQVCFKVIGNDTTVTFAAEAGQLQLNVMEPVIGQAMFESIELLNNACVNLRDKCVNGITVNTDVCQNYVLNSIGIVTYLNPFIGHHNGDIVGKICAETGKSVREVVLERGLLTEAQLDDILSLENLMNPRYKATRFTEEK; translated from the coding sequence ATGCAAAATACACGTATTGAAATAGATTTATTAGGTGAACGTGAAGTACCCAATGAGGCTTACTGGGGCATTCATACTTTGCGTGCAATGGAAAATTTCAACATTTCAGACAAGACGATTTCTGATGTACCCGAATTTATCCGCGGAATGGTTATGGTGAAAAAAGCCACCGCACTTGCTAATGGTGAGTTAGGTGCGATTCCGAAAAAAATTGCTAATGCCATTGTTAAAGCCTGCGATGAAGTGCTAGAAAATGGACGTTGTATGGATCAATTCCCAACTGATGTATATCAAGGTGGTGCTGGGACTTCTGTCAATATGAATACGAATGAAGTCATTGCCAACCTTGCGTTGGAATTATTAGGGCATAAAAAAGGGGAATACGACATTATCAACCCAATGGATCACGTTAATGCCAGCCAATCCACCAACGATGCCTACCCGACAGGTTTCCGTATTGCGGTATATAACAGCATTATGCACTTGCTGAAAAATATCCGTTATCTACAAAAAGGGTTTGATGCAAAAGCAAAAGCTTTTTCTCATGTACTTAAAATGGGGCGTACTCAGTTACAAGATGCTGTTCCAATGACTGTAGGGCAAGAATTTAAAGCCTTCTCCGTGTTATTGGAAGAAGAAGTACGCAACCTAAAACGCACCGCAAAGTTATTACTTGAAGTCAATCTCGGCGCAACAGCAATCGGCACGGGTTTAAATACACCTGAAGGCTATGCAGAATTAGCAGTGAAATATCTCGCTGAAGTGAGCCAATTACCTTGCGTACCTTCGGAAAACTTGATTGAAGCCACTTCTGACTGTGGGGCTTATGTAATGGTTCACAGTGCTTTAAAACGTACTGCAGTGAAATTATCCAAAGTATGTAATGATTTACGTCTTCTCTCTTCTGGTCCACGAGCAGGTTTAAATGAAATCAATTTACCTGAATTACAGGCGGGTTCATCTATTATGCCAGCGAAAGTAAACCCTGTTGTACCAGAAGTGGTGAACCAAGTCTGTTTTAAAGTGATCGGTAACGATACCACTGTAACCTTCGCTGCCGAAGCAGGCCAATTACAGCTTAACGTAATGGAACCTGTCATTGGTCAAGCAATGTTTGAATCCATTGAGCTTCTCAACAATGCGTGTGTGAACTTACGTGATAAATGCGTGAATGGTATTACTGTCAATACAGATGTGTGCCAAAACTATGTCTTAAATTCCATTGGTATTGTTACTTATCTCAATCCATTTATTGGTCATCATAATGGGGATATCGTCGGTAAGATTTGTGCTGAGACAGGGAAAAGTGTACGCGAAGTAGTGCTAGAACGTGGCTTGCTGACAGAAGCACAACTCGATGATATTTTATCGCTAGAAAACCTAATGAATCCTCGTTATAAAGCAACGCGCTTTACTGAAGAGAAATAA